Part of the Coprothermobacter sp. genome, CATTCGGAATCGGCGCGATGGTGCTCCCCAGTATCCGTGCCGAGGAGTTCCAGTTCACCGGTGTGACGCGGTAACAGAACGGCAAAGGGAGGAACACAGATGAGACGTATCGCAATCATGACAGCAGGGGCGGACGCACCAGGGATGAACGCAGCCATTCGCTCCGTTGCAAGGCGTTCGTTTGAGCTCGGATATGATGTCCTGATGGTACGGGATGGGTTCGAAGGACTTGTGCGCGGGGACATCGAGATTATGAACAAGAAGACGGTATCCGGTATCCTTCCTCTGGGTGGAAGTATTCTCGGCAGTTCTCGGGTGTCGCCCGAGTTTGCGGTCCAGAACCTGGGGAAAATACGCGATGTCCTGGAAAGCAACAGCATCACGACCAGTATCATCATCGGCGACCGCAGTGCCGTCGGTGTGGCGGCAGTGTTTGATGCAAACAGTATTCCGTGTGTCGTCGTGCCCAATACCATCGACAATGACATCTTTGGCACCGACTTCAGCATAGGATTCGACAGCGCGATCACGACTATCAGCGATGCGCTGGACAAGCTCCATTCGACGGCGTCGGCGCATCACCGGGTCATGATCGTGGAGGTCATGGGTCGTCAGTCCGGCTGGCTGGCGCTGTACGGCGGCCTCGCAGGGGGAGCCGATTTCATTGCCATCCCTGAGCAGCCCGTACCGATAGAGACGCTGGCAACACACCTCAAGCAGCGGAAGGAAGAAGGGAAGGATTTCTCCATCGTCGTCGTCGCCGAGGGATACTCGGTAGCCACACATGAACCGACTGCTGCGGGCAGGCCTGTGGCAGGATACGGACTGGCAGAAGCATTGGCCAGCACGACCAACCTGTCCATACGCGTCACGGTGCTGGGGTATCTTCAGCGGGGCGGCTCGCCCACGGTCTTTGACAGGCTTCTGGCTACCCGACTCGGCCTTGCGGCCGTGAACGCGGTACGTGAAGGCAAGTCTGGAATCCTTGTGGGTGAGGTTGGGCAGCGCATCGCCTTCACCGACCTCAGGGAAGCGACGATTCAGCCGCATGTCATCCCGGCCGAGATCGTCCTTCAAGCCAAGACCTTCTACTAGATCCTGGCCGACCAGTCGCACCCCTGCTTGACAGCAAACGCCCCGGTCTGATGGCCGGGGCGTTTGCTGTTGACCGATGTTGTGAGGTGACGTGGACTACTTCCGCCAGTCGCGTGGGTAGAGAAAATCGATGCCGACGGTGCGCTGGGACAGCTTGGCGATAGGAGGAGAGACGCGCTTGAACTGCGATGCCAGCATCTTGTGCTCGACCCGGTGCACAAGATCGAGTTCGAAGCCTTCTGAGGTGACTTCGGCGGATGAACAGCGCTGGTCGACCAGGAGGTACAGGACCTGGTCGAGCGTCTCATAGCTCACGCCGATTTCTCCCTCATCCGTCTGGCCGGCCCAGAGGTCGGCGGAAGGCGGCTTGGCGATGACCTGCTGAGGAAGTCCAATGTGACGCGCGAGCGACCGCACCTGGGTCTTGTACAGGTCGCCAATGGGCATGATGGCACATGCCATGTCACCATACCAGGTCGAATAGCCGACCAGCAGTTCGCTCTTGTTGCTGGTTCCGACGACGAGTGCATTCTCCTTCTTCGACTGGTCGAAAATGACGGCCATGCGCAGGCGAGCCAGCAGGTTGCCCGTCCGCAGCCGGTCCATGCCGGGCTGCAGTGCGAGGTACGCATCGGCCATGCCGCTGATGTCCAGTTCCTGCCAGGGAATGCCGCAGAACTCGAACATCGTGTGGGCATCGCGTCTGCTTTCGTCGGAACTGGCGCTGTAGGGAAGGAAGATGGCGTGAACATGGTCGGCCCCGAGAGCGTCGACGGCGAGTTTGAGCACCAACGCAGAGTCCAGTCCGCCGGAAAGCGCGATGCACGCCTCTGTGAACCCACTCGTGTGCAGCTCTTCCTGGACGAACCGTTTGAGATAGTCATAGACAAGTGCGTTGTTGAGTGCAAGGGCGTCCGCCGTCATGAGTTCCTCCTCGTTTCCAGAGCATGGCGCACGATCTCCAGGTCTTCCTCCCGGCGAATGGGAAGCTGGTAGCGGTGTCGTGCAATGTGCGCCGTGTCGACGGTCCCGAGGACCTGCACTGCCTCGAACCGTGGGGCCGAGACGGTGATCCCTCCGACTGGGTCGCTCAGAGCCGAACCTCCGTAGAACCCGAGGCCGTCATCGAATCCCACGCGGTTCACATACACGACGAACATCCCGAGGAACGTGCTGGCGGAACCGAGAGCCAGGCCGACGGTCTGCTCGATTGCCAGTTCCTCGCCGCCAAATCCGCGTGCCGGCATGGCACTGGGCGCCAGCAGCAGCTCCACGCCGAGAGCTGCCATGGTGGACACCTCGAGGGGATGGAACAGGTCACGACAGATGACGATGCCGGTCCGCCCAAACCGTGTGTCGAAGACCGAGAGTTGCCTCCCGCGTCCAAGGAACTTGAGTTCCTCGAACATGCCGTGTGTGGGCAGGTACATCTTGCGGTGGACGTGGCGGACTTCACCGGCGTCCATGAAGAACGCACTGTTGTAGGGAATGCCGTCTTCGCCTTGTTCCACGAAGCCTGCGCAGATCGCGATGTGGCGCGAAAGCTCACGGAGGCTGGCGAACTCGGGGCAGTCGGCGGGGCGCATGACGTCGAGCGTCTGGTCCTTGAGGGCGTAACCGGTGAGTGAAAGCTCCGGGAAGACGATCAGGTCGGCGCCGGCCTCAAGCGCCTGCTCCGCCTGGGCGATGTGCATCTTCACGTTGACTTCCAGGTCGCCGCACGCAGGGTTCACCTGGGCAAGAGCGACGGTATACGTCATCGAACCTCCCCCACGGGACGAATATTGTGACGGACCAGGACAAGCACGGGAAGGCCGAGAAGAATGACAACGGCTGCCTCACCGGCTAGGATCGAGAGTGCCACCGGCACGTAGACTCCCCACGAGAAGTGCGTCAGGATGAAGTGCAGACCCGCAGTGAGACTGTGTGTGAGAGGCAGGTTCTCGGCTCCCGGCAGGATGAGTGTCGATACGTATACCGGCACGATGAGCGCGTTGAGGACGATCGGCGGTATGGCCGCCAGCCAGAGCTTGCCGGTTCTGCGCAAACGTTGTGTGAGAAGGGCGGCCAGCGCGGTCACACCGGTGCCGATGACGACATCGATGAGACCAAACGGGGAGAACATGTTGGCCACAAGGCAACCGACGACCACGCCAAGGACTGCCTCGTCGAGCAGAAAGGGCAGCAGGACCAGAGCCTCACCCAGCCGGAATTGCACCGCTCCGTAGCTGATAGCACTGAAAGGTGGAACCACTGTGAAGACGATGTACATTGCGGCAATGAGGGCGGCGCGCGTAATCTGGACAGTACTGTGGCGGTTCATTCCGGAGATGCGTGCTCGCCGGGAAGAGTTGTCGTCGTGGTGTCGGCGATATCCTTACTCCCGCCGTTTGCTTTCAGCCGTTTGCTTTGCTCAAGCATCGTTCCGCGAAACCTCTTGCGGAGGGCCATGTCTCCGGCGAGAGCGATCACGGTGGCAAGCAGCAGCCCGATGAAGAAGGAGGCGTAGGCCAGTGCCTCGGCTGACGTTTGGATGGTCGGAAAGAACAGAATGCTTAGCTTGATGGGTGTCGTGCGCAATGGACCAATGATAAGTGCGAAGACGACAAATACGACAAGAAGGACGAGCAGACTGGTCAACACTCGCTTCATATAACACCTCCAGAATTCACTCCATTATACTATAAGCATTCTTGACAACGGCAACTATCCGCCTAATATACCCCAAGGGGTATATGATGGAGAAGACACAGGTCCTACATAGCCTTCGACGTGTCGAAGGGCAGTTGCGCGGGATTCAGAAGATGGTCGACGAAGGTCGACCGTGCGATGAAGTTCTGGCGCAGCTTGTGGCTGCTCATGCGGCCATAGGCCGCATCGGAACCGACATCCTTCTCAACGAAGTCGGCTGCCGCGTGCAGCAGGATCTTGCCCCCGAGAAGGAACTTGAGCGCCTGGAGAAGCTTCTTCTCACATACAGTGAGCTCAAGTAGAATGGTGAAGCAGACATCCTGCAAGGAGGAACACGTGGAAGACAACGAGATTGTTGCAACAACTGCGAATTTTCAGAGCGAGGTCCTCTCTTCTTCGCTGCCTGTGCTGGTCGATTTTTGGGCTGTGTGGTGCGCTCCATGCCGCATGATTGCACCGGTCGTTTCCGAGATCGCCAATGAATACACAGGCAAGTTGAAGGTCGCTCGTCTGAATGTGGACGACAATCAGGAGATTGCCGCTCGCTATGGTATCATGAGTATACCAACACTGGCACTGTTCAAGGGCGGGGTCGTCATCGACCAGGTTGTCGGCGCCGTTCCGAAGCGGACCATCACCGCGAAGATCGACGGCCTGCTCCAGAAGAGTTAGAACGCCTTCACAGTTCTCCAGAGCGGGTGGTGACCTTCGTGGTTGCCGCCCGCTTCCTGCTTGTCAGCTTGGCGCTATTTGGTACAATAGATAAGGTGAGATAGATGTTCCTGACAGAACGGCAGAAGCGCATATTGCTGGCCATCGTCCGGAAGTACATGGACGACGGCGAGCCTGTCAGTTCGGGATTCGTAACCAGCCAACTGGGCAACGACCTCTCGTCTGCGACGATCCGCAATGAAATGGCGGAGCTTAGCAGCATGGGATATCTTCAGCAGCCCCACATCTCCGCCGGGCGCGTTCCGACTGTCCTGGCCTATCACATGTATATCTCGGCATTCCTCGTCGAGGCGACGCGTCAGCGCATGTTCACCGGACCGATGGATCTCCCGCTGCAGTACGAGAGTCTACCGCGCCTGTTCGACGGGGTGGCCACAGCCGTGTCTGACCGAACGAAGAAAGTGAGTTTCGTCCTGTCCCCCCCCATCAACTCTGTGACCCTGCGTCATGTCAGCCTCGTGCCGTTCAGCGAGACAGGGCTCATGCTGGTCTTCATCACTGACCGCGAGAACGTCGATGGATACAAGCTGCTTGCTCCGGCGGATACGACTGAACAGGAACTCGCAGACATCAATGCCATTTTTGCCCGGGAGCTTCGCGGGAAGAGCATCGAAGAGGGCATTCGTACCCTTCACTGTGGCAACGTGCTGCCACAGGATCTTGCTCTACGCTACGGAGGTGTTCTGGACGCCGTGGCCGAGCTTATGGAAGGCGAGTTGCGCAAGGGAGAGAGCCAGATCTTTGTCCGGGGTATTGAACAGATGTTGAGCGACCTTCCCGATGACCAGATTGGGGCGTTTTCCACGCTGAGCACCTTCCTGAGCCGCGAAGAGGTCGTGAAACCCTACCTCAACTCGCTGAGCGATCGGGGAGAGATCAGCCTGTTCATCGGAGAGGAGAACCAGCGGGAGGAACTGAGGAGCTTCAGCCTCGTGTCGGTCAGCTACTCGCTCGATTCGAACCAGCGGGGCGTGCTTGGTGTCGTTGGTCCCATCCGCATGAACTACATCCGGGCCATCACGGTTCTGGAGAGTTTCGCAGGATACCTCGGCAGGGTCTCGGGTAGCGGCTGATCCATGCCGGCGTTCGAGGCGGGTCGGTCGCTCAGGCTTGGCGAACATGTCATGCTTGGCGGCACGCCTGCCGCACATCACATTGCAGATGTCCTCCGCGCTCGTCACGGCGAACGAATCGTCCTGTTTCATGCAGGAGAACTATATGACGCGGTTGTTGAAGATGCCTCCAGATCCGGCCTCGCCGTCTCCGTGGAGGGCATCCGCCAGTCGCCCTTCTCCCAATACCCGGTCATCCTGTTGCAGGCAATCATCCGGCCTGCACTGCTCGACGACGTTGTCCACGTTTGTGCTCCGCTGGGAGTGCATCGTTTCGTCCTGTTTGCCGCTGAGCGCAGCCAGCCATGGAATGTCGCCGGGCGGCTCGAGCGCCTGAACCAGGTGGCCCTGTCGTCAGCCGAGCAGGCCGAGATGGGCGACGTCCCAACCGTCGAACTGGCAACGGGGCTCCACGGCGCTTTGTCATGTGCCGGCCCCGTGGACAGTCTGGTCATGATGTCTCCTCGCGCAGCCTCGACCATGACGGGATGTGTGCGTGATGGGGCGCTTGCTCTGGATGGTTCCGTTGCGGTCGCAGTTGGCCCTGAGGGTGGGTTCTCGGAGTCAGAGGAAGCCTTGCTCATCGAACGAGGCGCTTTGGCCGTCCGCCTCAGCACGGGCATTCTCAGGAGCGAGCTGGCCGGGTTTGCCGCCATGCTCATGATGCGCGAGTTGCAGGCGACACCGTGAAGGTGTACATTTACACGCTTGGCTGCAAGGTCAACGAGGTCGACTCCGAGCTCTATGCGCAGGAAATGCGATTGCTGGGCGCCGAGACGACCACGACGATGACGGAAGCCGATGCCGTCGTCGTGAACTCGTGCAGCGTCACAAACCGAGCCCAGGCTCAGAGCTTGCAGTTTGCGCGTCGTTCCCTTCGTGAACGGCCGGGTGTGCCCGTGTATCTCACGGGATGCGGAGCAACACTGCTGAACCTGACGCGTACAGAAGCTCCTGCCGGCGTCGCCGTCGTTGCCATGCGCGATCGAGCGAAAGTGGCGAGGCTGGTCGTCCGCTCAGGTGAGGCAGTGCAGGTTCCTGCGCGATGGGTCGATGGGTGCATCCGGAGAGCAGGCCCTCGCAACCGCGTGGATGTGCGCATTCAGGAGGGCTGCGACAACATGTGCACCTATTGTGCGGTCCCGTTTGTGCGTGGCTCGCGCCTGGAATCCAAGTCCGCCCTCGTAGCAGTGGACGAAGTCATGGGGTTGGCGACGGCGGGCGTCAAGGAAGTCGTGCTGACCGGCACAGAGATAGGCAAGTACGGGAAGACGCCACTTGCATTGGAAGAACATGCTCGTGAGGAAGCGCCGGACGGGCTGCCCGTTCTGCTGGACAGCATGCTGGGGGCGCTTGAGACTGCAGGGCTTCCGACTCGTGTACGCATCAGCTCGTTGAACCCGGACGCGATCACGGCAGCACTGGTCAGCCAGTTTGCGAATCATGCCGCGCTCTGTCCACAGCTGCATCTTCCCCTGCAGAGCGGCAGTGACGCAGTGCTGCAGCGCATGCGTCGACCGTACGCATCGAAGGACCTGCTGGGCAGTGTGCAACGCCTGCGGGCGGTCGACCCGTCGTTTACGCTCACGACGGACGTCATCGTCGGATTTCCTGGCGAGACCGAGCAGGACCTGCAGGCTACCCTGGACATGGTCCGGCTAGCGGCGTTTGCCAAGGTCCATGTCTTCCCTTATTCACCTCGTCCATTCACCCCTGCGGCGCGCGAGGAGCACCAGGTCCCGGCCGGAGTCGCGAAGGAGCGGCTGCACCGCGTGCTTGAGGCTGCGGAGCAGACGGGGATGGCCTTTGCCCGCCGGTTCATCGGTCGAGACGTGACGATCGTTTCGGAGAAGTCTGTTCCCGGGGAGGTCGAAGGGTACTCGGAGCACTACCTCTGGACGGAGGGACATGTGTGTGGGAACAAGATGCTCGAACGCGACAGCTTTGTCGTCGTCCATGTCGAGGGCTGTCACTTCGACGGCGACCGGGTCGTCCTTTCCGGGAGTGTAGCCACATGATGAGCGCGAACGAACAGAACTGTGTCTTCTGCCGTGTCGGCCGGCACGAAGCACCGGCCGAATACGTCTATGAGGATGAGACGGTCTTCGTCATCAAGGACCGGTTCCCGAAGGCGCCGGTACACCTGCTCGTGATCCCCCGCAAGCACATCGCTCGCATCGATGCTCTCTGCATAGAAGACAATGGGTTGATCGTTCACCTCTTCGAGGTTGTCCGGCTGATCGCGGTCAAGTATCACCTTGAAGCAGGGTACCGCGTCATCATCAACTCGGGCACCGAAGGTGGACAGACCGTGTCACACCTGCACATTCACATCATCGCGGGCAAGTGTCTGGGGTTCAGGGAGGACGCTGCTCTCTAGAACGGTGCGAACCGGTTCTCCGCCCAGATGCGCTCTTTGAGGAGATCATATGCCTTCTCGAGAAGATGAAGGTGGAGCTTCTCCCATTCTTCCAGCTGTCTGTAGAGTGAAACCTCATCGGGCTGGGTGGCTTTTTCGGCCGCCGCATGATAGAATTCCCATGAATTGCGCTCAAGCAGCATGCTCGTATGGATCGCGGAGGCCTCGTGCTGTGAGAGATCTGTTGCGCTGCGCACGGCGTCGGCCAGGACCCCATCGTGCGTCGTTTCTTTCAGTGCTGCGAGTTCAGTGATGTCCAGCATGCCGCCCGCCAGCACGTGGTCCAGTTCCTTGCTGATGTACTTCCGGTGTTTCTCCTCCTGCTCGGTCAGATAAACGAAAACATCGCGCACATCTCCTTTGGGCAGGGTATAGGTTACGCCGCGGTAGAACAGCCATCCTTCGATTTCCAGCTGCAGTGCATCCTTGAGAAGAGCAACCATTCCTTCTTCGCTCATTTGCCACCTCCAGTGGTCGTGTCGAGTCTGTCGAGCAGGAGCCCGAGCAGAACACGTGCACCGTTCTTGTCCAGCGGCTTGTTGTTGTTGCCACACTTGGGCGAGTACACGCAGCTTGGACAGCCATCCTTGCAGGGGCACTCGGTCACCCGGTCCAGTGCAAGGCTTACGACATCGCGGAAGCGGCCGTATGCCGATTCGGTGAGGCCGACGCCTCCGATATGTCCATCATACACAAAGATGCTGGGTTTCAACGTATCCCGGTGGAGTATCGTCGAGATGCCACCCAAGTCACGCTGGTCGCACAGCACGACGATCGGCATCAGGGCGATGAGCAGGTGCTCGGCTGCGTGCAGGCTCCCTGCGATGTCATAGCCGCCTTCCCCCAGCGTATGGAGCATGGCATCAGACACGGTGATCCACAGCGCCATCGTATCATAGCTGATCTCGGGCGTGTCGATGTATTCTCGCCCAACCTCCGTCTCGATGTGAAAGCTCTTCTTGATGAAGCCGACCGTCTGCTCGGACACCACGACCTTGCCGAACGACAGGCCGACATCGCCGTAGTCACGATGGTCCCGTTCGTTCTGGACGACGACGTCGCTGCGGATAATTGCATCGGTGTAGTAGTTCTGCGTCGTGGGGATGGCATGGACGACCTGCTGTTCGTGATCATTGTCCGTGACGAGATACGAGTCTCCCTGATGGAGGAACACGGCACCGGGGTAGAATTCCTCGATGACCTTGTACGCGTCGGCTTCCTCGATAACCTGCCCGTCGCCCTGGTTGAGAATGTGGTAGCGTTTGTCCGAGAGGGTCCGCAGGCTCACGAACCGATGTGGATAGGTCTCCATCGACACGATGAGTGGGCCACGTGGGCGCAGCTTCCCGTCTGTCACCAACTGTTCGACGAGCGGCGTGCACTCTGGGCCGAAGTATTCGACATCGACTGCTCGCAGCGGGAGTTCATATGCCGCGCAGCGGAGGTGAGCGCTCAGGATGTACTCGTTGTCAGGGTTGATCGTCGGCGTGCCGAAGTGGCCTGACGTGAGGAAGCCTGGCGTCTGAACAACGTATTGGTCGAGTGGGTTTGATGACGCGACAAACACGGACAGCGAATGGTCCCGTTCGCGCCCCGCCCGCCCCATCTGCTGAAAGAGGCTGGTCACGGAACCAGGGTAGCCCGCCGTGATCGACACGTCGAGGTGTCCGATGTCGATGCCGAGCTCGAGGGCATTGGTCGCGATGACGCCGGTCAGCTCACCGGACGAAAGGCGGTGTTCGATGCCCCTGCGAACGGCGGGGAGGTAGCCCGCGCGGTAGGTTGCGACGCGATCCCTAAGGCGCTGGCCCTTGCCAGCTCCGGCATCCCGGACGTACTTGTACAACAACTCCGCTTCCTGACGCGATTTCGTGAACATGATCGTTCGCACATCTTCCTGAACGGCGCGCTGAAAAAGCCACAGCGCTTCCTTCATGACGCTCTTGCGAATGTTGTTCTGCTTGTCGACGATCCTCGGGTTGAACAGCAGGAGGGTCCGCTTGCCCTCAGGGGCTCCCGAGGGATCGGCTTGGCTCACAATCTCACCTGTCAGCTGGGAAGCGAACTTGCCGGGTTCGTCGATCGTAGCGGACGTGACAATGAACACGGGGTGGGCGCCGTAAAAGTTGGCCAGCCGCCGAAGACGCCGCAGGAGCAGAGCCATGTGCGATCCCAGGACGCCATGGTAGTAGTGACCTTCGTCGACGACGACAAACGCCAGTCCGCGCATGAACCGTGACCAGCTCTCGTGATACGGCAGAATGCTGTAATGGAGGCTGTCGGGGTTGGACAGGATGAGGCGCCCGAACTTGCGCAGCTGGCGCCTCGCGTCGGGGTCGGTATCGCCATCATAGACGGCGGTGTTGATGCGGTCCATGCATCGTTCCATTTCCCTGAGTTTGGCCAGCTGGTCTTCGATCAGCGCCTTCGTGGGGTAGAGGAACAGAGCCGTTGCGCCGGGATGCTTGAGGAGATGATTCAGGACCGGCAACTGGAAGGCGAGGCTCTTTCCGCTTGCCGTGGGGCTGACCACTGTTACATTGTAGCCGCCCTCGGCGCTGTCGAAGCAGGCCCGCTGGAAGGCATACAGCTCGCGGATCCCCTTGTCCGCAAGGTCGGCTGACAAGTCGGGATCCACGGCTGGTGGCAGAGGAGCGAACGTCGCTTCCCGCGCTTCGAAGTCCAGTCGGCCGACGATCTGTCCATCATAGTCCTGCGAGGTCGTCAGCTCCCGCAACAGGAACTGTAGTTCATGCTCTGTCATGAAACCAGTGTACCCGTAACGGGCACAACAAAAAGGCGTGCGCAGGGAGCGCACGCCTTTCAAAGGCTTCTATCGGGGGAAAAAGCTCAAGCGTTGTCGGCGCTGATCTTCTTGAGCTCTTCCTGTTTGGCAGCTACCTGGGCTTCAAACTCGCCGACTGCCGCCTGAACTGTGGCGAATGCGGCGGTGATGTCATCGATGGTCTTTCCCTGCTCAAGCATGGCGTACACATTGACGCCGAATTCCTGCTTGGCGTCCTTGATCTTGCCCTGAAGACCTGAGATGGCCATCTTCAGCTTGGTGCTTGCCGCCAAATCCTTCGCTCCGTCGGCGGCCTTGCCCGCAGCGTTCTTGAGCTTGTCCATCCAACCGTCTGCCATGATTCCTCCTTGTACAGTGTCACATGCCTGTAGCGCATGTTCCCGAAAACAGCTTGCAGCGTCCGAGTAGCACCACAATGGGACCAGAGATGTCGGATAACCGACAGTGCCGCGCCAGAAATGCCCGCGCGCGGCAGCGGCTACATCTGTGTTCTGAGCTGGTTGGCCGCCTTGCGAATCTCGATGCGCAGACGCCCGAGATTCACTTCCGCGTTCGTGAGAACCACGAGAAACGCATCGGGCAGGTCGATCATGAAGGCCTTGCCGTTGTCGCTCTCGAGCGTAATCATGCCGATCGTCCCTATAGCCATGATGCCAGATGTCGTCGAAGCGCTCTGAAAAACACTTGCCGCCATGCCGGCGACAGACTCCTCATCCTGGTTCAGAGTGCTGGCAATGACAAGGCCGTCCTTGCTCACGACGGCGCTTCCGGTCACACCCATTTCCTTGTTCAGGTTCCGCAAGACCTCTTCCATGGTGCCTCCTCATGCCCCTCTCGTGCTCTTTCAGCAGGCGCGTCTCCTTGCAGCGAACAACGGGCTTCCTTGTCTCTGTATTCCATTGTAGAGACGATGAAATGCAAGTCAATTGGAGAGAAGCGGCGTATTCGGACATCTAGACACCGCATTGCCTCCACGTGGATGTGCAACACCTATGCGTCCTCCCTGTCGTCACAGCGCCTCGCTTGTCAGCTGTGGCATTTTCTGGTACAATTGGCATGCAAGATTCCACACGCCTGGGATTCTGGAGTGTTCCGCATCGCGGTTCTCCGGGAGTTGAACGGGCGGAGGCAAAAAACTAACAGGAGGCACTATTGTGGCAGTCGTAACAATGAAGTCCCTGCTTGAGGCAGGCGTGCATTTTGGTCACCAGGTCCGCAGATGGGACCCGCGCATGAAACATTTCATCTTCACACAGCGCAACGGCATTCACATCTTTGACCTCAAACAGACCGTCTCCAAGCTCGACGAGGCGTACGCGTTCCTTTCGAAGGTTTCGCGCGAAGGTGGCAACGTCATCTTCATCGGTACCAAGAAGGCTGCGCAAGATATCGTTCGTGAAGAAGCGACTCGTGCAGGCGCCTGGTATGTCAACGAGCGCTGGGTCGGCGGCCTCATGACCAACTACATCACTGTCCGCAAGAGCATTGACCGCCTGAAGCAGATCGACCGTGAAGAAGCCGATGGCGTTGTCGAGACAATGGGAATCAAGGAACGCACGAGGACCATGAAGTCCAAGGCTCGCCTGAGCAAGCTGTTCGGTGGCCTTCGTACCATGGAAGGCCTTCCCCGCGCCATCTATGTCATCGACACCCACAAGGAGCATAGCGCCATTCAGGAAGCACATGTGCTTGGCATTCCGGTGGTCGCCATCGTCGACACCAACTGCAACCCTGACGAGATCGACTACCAGATTCCGGCAAACGACGATGCAATCAGGTCTCTCCGTCTCATCACTGCGCTCATGGCCAGCGCCCTCATCGAAGGACGCGAGGGCGTGCAGCAGTCCGAGGCAAACGAGGAGCACGCGAGCATGGCCGACTTCGCCCACGAATCTGAGAAGGCGAAGGAGATAGCGACAGAGGTCGAGGACAGCACGGACGACGAGAATGAGGTGAGATAATGGCAACGATTGACATGGAGACTGTCAAGACCCTGCGCGAACGAACCGGCGCCGGTGTCCTTGACTGCAAGAAGGCACTCGTAGCTTGCGATGGAAATATCGACAAAGCTATCGACGTGTTGCGGGAGAAGGGACTGGCCAAGGCTGTTTCCAAGTCGTCACGCGAGGCTGGAGACGGCATGATCTTCACCTATATCCATGCCGGTGGCAAGCTGGGTGTCCTGGTCGAGTTGAACTGTGAGACCGATTTCGTCGCCAAGACTGAGGAGTTCCAGGGTCTGGGCAAGGAGATTGCGATACAGATCGCGGCCACGGATCCTTCCTTCATCCGTCTGGAGGACGTTCCGGCGGAGGTCGTCGAGCATGAGAAGGGTCTCTACCGCGCCCAGCTCGAGGCTGAGAAGAAGCCGGAGCCGGTCTGGGAGAAGATCATCGAGGGCAAGCTGGGGGCGTACTACAAGGAGAACTGTCTG contains:
- the rpsB gene encoding 30S ribosomal protein S2: MAVVTMKSLLEAGVHFGHQVRRWDPRMKHFIFTQRNGIHIFDLKQTVSKLDEAYAFLSKVSREGGNVIFIGTKKAAQDIVREEATRAGAWYVNERWVGGLMTNYITVRKSIDRLKQIDREEADGVVETMGIKERTRTMKSKARLSKLFGGLRTMEGLPRAIYVIDTHKEHSAIQEAHVLGIPVVAIVDTNCNPDEIDYQIPANDDAIRSLRLITALMASALIEGREGVQQSEANEEHASMADFAHESEKAKEIATEVEDSTDDENEVR
- the tsf gene encoding translation elongation factor Ts; translated protein: MATIDMETVKTLRERTGAGVLDCKKALVACDGNIDKAIDVLREKGLAKAVSKSSREAGDGMIFTYIHAGGKLGVLVELNCETDFVAKTEEFQGLGKEIAIQIAATDPSFIRLEDVPAEVVEHEKGLYRAQLEAEKKPEPVWEKIIEGKLGAYYKENCLMQQLYIRDESKTIGELIKTMIAKTGENIVVARFARFKIGGKPTVC